A genomic segment from Conger conger chromosome 2, fConCon1.1, whole genome shotgun sequence encodes:
- the LOC133113031 gene encoding myosin-16 isoform X2 — MEKKVCVIQTDFHQYRPTVTIHSKPLAHEQESLQDTEQRCAQLTKAKRELESQVLGLNERLEEEEGCAAQLAVQRHRLEAECCGLRRDLEELENTLSAVEKDKQTLDLNARKLSEELSQQAESVQKLQNEKEHLVELSQQAIEDLQSEEEKVNLLTKEKAKLQVQVEDLEYLLDQERKQRSDVEKSRRKLEGDSRMTMENLSEMGKMKSSLEEVIKRKDLEINATSSKLEEEEAQNVSLQRRNKEFQVRIEELEEDLETEKAMRAKVEKQRADLTRELDELTDRLEEAGGATASQMEMNKKREAELQRLRRELEEASLQSESLGSSLRKRHGEALAELGEQCESLQRTRAKLEKEKQNLRLEVEDLAASVDNLQKAKASSDTQLRKLEDLLSEANFRNEDLQKALTEMNVAKNRLTADNNDLNRQLEDTENRASQTGRTKILLASQNDELKKQMEEEIKTKMGLSNSLSTLRQDCELLKEQLEEEQESKLELQRLVSKLNSEVTHWRTRYEADAIQHTDELEEAKKKLTSRLQEAEEAVEATQAKCSNLEKTKQRLQGEVEELCLDLEKANGSAAVLDKKQKVMEKQLSDWRQKCEDLVSEVEGCQKESRQHATELFKLKTAYEEVLEQGEALRRENKAFQEEIADLTDQLADGGKSVHELQKTKKKMEMEKEELQASLEESEAALEAEETKVLRLQLELSQAKGDMERKLQEKEEESEAARKNHQRSMEALQASLDAEVKGRTEGVRVKKKLESDLSELELQLDLLTKNNGELMKSIKKMQQQIKDLQAQMEEDSHQQEELREEHGLLERRCTLLVSESEETRAGLEAAERARKALETELLEMTEKYNEINSQFQSATSGKRKLESDLQQLTQEQEELHGQVRAANDKAKKATFEAARVAEELRHEQEHTLQLERVKKGMEAQVKDMTVRLDEAEQLAMKGGKKIIQKLEGKVKELELDLDTEQKRHAETVKTLRKNERRLKELLFQSEEDQKNHQRMQELVERLQNKMKAYKRQVEEAEEQANMNLAKYRKTVHELDDAEERADIAESALTKIRTKNRGSFGKGYSSGYSTPFPGVVRSPSSVGSEGRGEKIINDDDSVSSLIPAYLNSLKKLMID, encoded by the exons gagcaggagaGCCTGCAGGACACAGAGCAGCGCTGTGCCCAGCTGACCAAGGCCAAGAGGGAGCTGGAGTCCCAGGTGCTGGGTCTGAACGAGcgtctggaggaggaggagggctgtGCGGCCCAGCTGGCAGTGCAGAGACACCGGCTGGAGGCTGAGTGCTGTGGCCTGAGGCGtgacctggaggagctggagaacaCACTCAGCGCTGTGGAGAAAGACAAGCAG ACTTTAGACTTAAACGCCCGGAAGCTGTCAGAGGAGCTTTCACAGCAAGCAGAGAGTGTGCAGAAGCTGCAGAACGAGAAGGAACACCTGGTGGAGCTGAGCCAG CAAGCTATTGAAGACCTGCAGTCTGAGGAGGAGAAAGTAAACCTCTTAACCAAAGAGAAGGCCAAGTTACAGGTGCAGGTGGAAGat CTGGAGTACCTCCTGGACCAGGAGAGAAAACAGAGGAGCGACGTGGAGAAGAGCCGCAGGAAGCTGGAGGGGGACAGCAGGATGACCATGGAGAACCTCAGCGAGATGGGCAAGATGAAGAGCAGTCTGGAGGAGGTCATCAAGAG GAAAGATCTGGAGATAAATGCTACCAGCAGtaagctggaggaggaggaggcccagAACGTCAGTCTTCAGAGGAGGAACAAGGAGTTCCAG GTGCGCATTGAAGAGCTGGAAGAAGACCTGGAGACAGAGAAAGCTATGAGGGCAAAG GTGGAGAAGCAGCGGGCTGATTTGACCCGTGAGCTGGACGAGCTGACTGACAGGCTGGAAGAGGCAGGGGGAGCCACTGCTTCCCAG ATGGAGATGAACAAGAAGCGCGAGGCGGAGCTACAGCGTCTGCGgcgggagctggaggaggcctCCCTGCAGTCCGAGTCCCTGGGCTCCTCCCTGCGGAAGCGCCATGGGGAGGCGCTGGCGGAGCTAGGGGAGCAGTGCGAGAGCCTGCAGAGGACCCGTGCcaagctggagaaggagaagcagAACCTCCGCCTGGAGGTGGAGGACCTGGCTGCCTCTGTGGACAACCTCCAGAAGGCTAAG GCCTCCAGTGACACCCAGCTGAGGAAGCTAGAAGACTTGCTTTCCGAGGCCAACTTCAGGAATGAGGACCTGCAGAAGGCGCTGACTGAGATGAACGTTGCCAAGAACCGGCTGACAG CTGATAACAATGACCTTAACCGTCAACTGGAGGACACAGAAAACCGAGCCAGCCAGACGGGCAGGACCAAAATCCTGCTGGCATCCCAGAATGATGAGCTCAAAAAGCAAATGGAGGAGGAGATAAAG ACGAAGATGGGACTGAGCAACAGTCTGAGCACTCTGAGGCAGGACTGTGAGCTGTTAAAGGAGCAGctggaggaagagcaggagagCAAGTTAGAGCTGCAGCGTTTGGTGTCCAAGCTAAACAGTGAGGTCACACACTGGAGGACTCGCTATGAGGCTGATGCCATCCAGCACACAGACGAGCTCGAGGAAGCCAA GAAGAAGCTCACATCCAGGTTGCAGGAAGCTGAGGAAGCTGTAGAAGCCACACAGGCCAAGTGTTCTAACCTGGAGAAGACCAAGCAGAGGCTGCaaggagaggtggaggagctCTGTCTGGATCTTGAAAAG gcaaATGGCTCAGCAGCAGTGCTAGACAAGAAGCAGAAGGTGATGGAGAAGCAGCTCTCCGACTGGAGGCAGAAGTGTGAGGACCTGGTATCAGAGGTGGAAGGCTGCCAGAAGGAGAGTCGGCAGCACGCCACCGAGCTTTTCAAGCTGAAAACGGCCTATGAGGAAGTTCTGGAGCAGGGAGAGGCCCTACGCAGGGAGAACAAAGCCTTCCAGG AAGAGATAGCTGATCTTACAGACCAGCTTGCTGACGGTGGGAAGAGCGTGCACGAGTTACAGAAGACGAAGAAGAAAatggagatggagaaggaggagcTTCAGGCATCGCTTGAGGAGTCTGAAGCTGCCCTGGAG GCGGAGGAGACCAAGGTCCTGCGTCTGCAGCTGGAGTTGTCTCAAGCCAAGGGGGACATGGAGCGCAAGctgcaggagaaggaggaggagtctGAAGCTGCCAG GAAAAACCACCAAAGAAGCATGGAGGCCCTGCAGGCCAGCCTGGATGCTGAGGTGAAAGGTCGCACAGAGGGAGTGCGGGTAAAGAAGAAGCTTGAGAGTGACCTCAGCGAGCTGGAACTCCAGCTGGATCTGCTGACGAAGAACAACGGGGAGCTGATGAAGTCCATCAAGAAAATGCAGCAGCAAATCAAG GACCTGCAGGCTCAGATGGAGGAGGACTCGCATCAGCAGGAGGAGCTGCGTGAGGAGCACGGCTTGTTGGAGCGCCGCTGCACCCTGCTGGTCAGTGAGAGCGAGGAGACCCGAGCAGGCCTGGAGGCCGCAGAGAGGGCCCGCAAGGCCCTGGAGACCGAGCTGCTGGAGATGACTGAGAAGTACAACGAGATCAACAGCCAG TTCCAGTCAGCTACCAGTGGGAAGAGGAAGCTTGAGTCAGACCTGCAGCAGCTCACGCAAGAGCAGGAGGAGCTACACGGTCAGGTGCGAGCGGCCAACGACAAGGCAAAGAAAGCCACGTTTGAG GCTGCTCGCGTTGCAGAAGAGCTGCGTCATGAGCAGGAACACACGCTGCAGCTAGAGAGGGTGAAGAAAGGGATGGAGGCACAGGTCAAGGACATGACTGTGCGCTTGGATGAAGCAGAGCAGCTCGCCATGAAGGGTGGCAAGAAAATCATTCAGAAACTGGAAGGAAAG GTGAAGGAACTGGAGTTGGATCTGGATACTGAGCAGAAGAGGCATGCGGAAACGGTGAAGACCCTTCGGAAGAACGAGCGGCGTCTGAAGGAGCTCCTCTTCCAGTCAGAGGAGGACCAGAAGAACCACCAGAGGATGCAGGAGCTGGTGGAGAGGCTGCAGAACAAAATGAAGGCCTACAAGAGACAAGTGGAGGAAGCG GAAGAGCAGGCAAACATGAATCTGGCCAAGTACAGGAAGACGGTTCATGAGTTAGATGATGCTGAGGAGCGGGCCGACATTGCAGAGTCAGCGCTCACCAAGATCAGGACCAAGAACCGAGGGAGTTTTGGCAAGGGCTATTCCTCC gGCTACAGCACTCCATTTCCTGGTGTGGTCAGGTCGCCCAGCTCTGTAGGATccgagggcagaggagaaaagATCATCAATGATGATGACTCAGTCAGTTCTCTCATCCCTGCCTATCTCAACTCACTGAAGAAACTCATGATTGATTAA
- the LOC133113031 gene encoding myosin-16 isoform X3 codes for MTLQERLAAEQESLQDTEQRCAQLTKAKRELESQVLGLNERLEEEEGCAAQLAVQRHRLEAECCGLRRDLEELENTLSAVEKDKQTLDLNARKLSEELSQQAESVQKLQNEKEHLVELSQQAIEDLQSEEEKVNLLTKEKAKLQVQVEDLEYLLDQERKQRSDVEKSRRKLEGDSRMTMENLSEMGKMKSSLEEVIKRKDLEINATSSKLEEEEAQNVSLQRRNKEFQVRIEELEEDLETEKAMRAKVEKQRADLTRELDELTDRLEEAGGATASQMEMNKKREAELQRLRRELEEASLQSESLGSSLRKRHGEALAELGEQCESLQRTRAKLEKEKQNLRLEVEDLAASVDNLQKAKASSDTQLRKLEDLLSEANFRNEDLQKALTEMNVAKNRLTADNNDLNRQLEDTENRASQTGRTKILLASQNDELKKQMEEEIKTKMGLSNSLSTLRQDCELLKEQLEEEQESKLELQRLVSKLNSEVTHWRTRYEADAIQHTDELEEAKKKLTSRLQEAEEAVEATQAKCSNLEKTKQRLQGEVEELCLDLEKANGSAAVLDKKQKVMEKQLSDWRQKCEDLVSEVEGCQKESRQHATELFKLKTAYEEVLEQGEALRRENKAFQEEIADLTDQLADGGKSVHELQKTKKKMEMEKEELQASLEESEAALEAEETKVLRLQLELSQAKGDMERKLQEKEEESEAARKNHQRSMEALQASLDAEVKGRTEGVRVKKKLESDLSELELQLDLLTKNNGELMKSIKKMQQQIKDLQAQMEEDSHQQEELREEHGLLERRCTLLVSESEETRAGLEAAERARKALETELLEMTEKYNEINSQFQSATSGKRKLESDLQQLTQEQEELHGQVRAANDKAKKATFEAARVAEELRHEQEHTLQLERVKKGMEAQVKDMTVRLDEAEQLAMKGGKKIIQKLEGKVKELELDLDTEQKRHAETVKTLRKNERRLKELLFQSEEDQKNHQRMQELVERLQNKMKAYKRQVEEAEEQANMNLAKYRKTVHELDDAEERADIAESALTKIRTKNRGSFGKGYSSGYSTPFPGVVRSPSSVGSEGRGEKIINDDDSVSSLIPAYLNSLKKLMID; via the exons gagcaggagaGCCTGCAGGACACAGAGCAGCGCTGTGCCCAGCTGACCAAGGCCAAGAGGGAGCTGGAGTCCCAGGTGCTGGGTCTGAACGAGcgtctggaggaggaggagggctgtGCGGCCCAGCTGGCAGTGCAGAGACACCGGCTGGAGGCTGAGTGCTGTGGCCTGAGGCGtgacctggaggagctggagaacaCACTCAGCGCTGTGGAGAAAGACAAGCAG ACTTTAGACTTAAACGCCCGGAAGCTGTCAGAGGAGCTTTCACAGCAAGCAGAGAGTGTGCAGAAGCTGCAGAACGAGAAGGAACACCTGGTGGAGCTGAGCCAG CAAGCTATTGAAGACCTGCAGTCTGAGGAGGAGAAAGTAAACCTCTTAACCAAAGAGAAGGCCAAGTTACAGGTGCAGGTGGAAGat CTGGAGTACCTCCTGGACCAGGAGAGAAAACAGAGGAGCGACGTGGAGAAGAGCCGCAGGAAGCTGGAGGGGGACAGCAGGATGACCATGGAGAACCTCAGCGAGATGGGCAAGATGAAGAGCAGTCTGGAGGAGGTCATCAAGAG GAAAGATCTGGAGATAAATGCTACCAGCAGtaagctggaggaggaggaggcccagAACGTCAGTCTTCAGAGGAGGAACAAGGAGTTCCAG GTGCGCATTGAAGAGCTGGAAGAAGACCTGGAGACAGAGAAAGCTATGAGGGCAAAG GTGGAGAAGCAGCGGGCTGATTTGACCCGTGAGCTGGACGAGCTGACTGACAGGCTGGAAGAGGCAGGGGGAGCCACTGCTTCCCAG ATGGAGATGAACAAGAAGCGCGAGGCGGAGCTACAGCGTCTGCGgcgggagctggaggaggcctCCCTGCAGTCCGAGTCCCTGGGCTCCTCCCTGCGGAAGCGCCATGGGGAGGCGCTGGCGGAGCTAGGGGAGCAGTGCGAGAGCCTGCAGAGGACCCGTGCcaagctggagaaggagaagcagAACCTCCGCCTGGAGGTGGAGGACCTGGCTGCCTCTGTGGACAACCTCCAGAAGGCTAAG GCCTCCAGTGACACCCAGCTGAGGAAGCTAGAAGACTTGCTTTCCGAGGCCAACTTCAGGAATGAGGACCTGCAGAAGGCGCTGACTGAGATGAACGTTGCCAAGAACCGGCTGACAG CTGATAACAATGACCTTAACCGTCAACTGGAGGACACAGAAAACCGAGCCAGCCAGACGGGCAGGACCAAAATCCTGCTGGCATCCCAGAATGATGAGCTCAAAAAGCAAATGGAGGAGGAGATAAAG ACGAAGATGGGACTGAGCAACAGTCTGAGCACTCTGAGGCAGGACTGTGAGCTGTTAAAGGAGCAGctggaggaagagcaggagagCAAGTTAGAGCTGCAGCGTTTGGTGTCCAAGCTAAACAGTGAGGTCACACACTGGAGGACTCGCTATGAGGCTGATGCCATCCAGCACACAGACGAGCTCGAGGAAGCCAA GAAGAAGCTCACATCCAGGTTGCAGGAAGCTGAGGAAGCTGTAGAAGCCACACAGGCCAAGTGTTCTAACCTGGAGAAGACCAAGCAGAGGCTGCaaggagaggtggaggagctCTGTCTGGATCTTGAAAAG gcaaATGGCTCAGCAGCAGTGCTAGACAAGAAGCAGAAGGTGATGGAGAAGCAGCTCTCCGACTGGAGGCAGAAGTGTGAGGACCTGGTATCAGAGGTGGAAGGCTGCCAGAAGGAGAGTCGGCAGCACGCCACCGAGCTTTTCAAGCTGAAAACGGCCTATGAGGAAGTTCTGGAGCAGGGAGAGGCCCTACGCAGGGAGAACAAAGCCTTCCAGG AAGAGATAGCTGATCTTACAGACCAGCTTGCTGACGGTGGGAAGAGCGTGCACGAGTTACAGAAGACGAAGAAGAAAatggagatggagaaggaggagcTTCAGGCATCGCTTGAGGAGTCTGAAGCTGCCCTGGAG GCGGAGGAGACCAAGGTCCTGCGTCTGCAGCTGGAGTTGTCTCAAGCCAAGGGGGACATGGAGCGCAAGctgcaggagaaggaggaggagtctGAAGCTGCCAG GAAAAACCACCAAAGAAGCATGGAGGCCCTGCAGGCCAGCCTGGATGCTGAGGTGAAAGGTCGCACAGAGGGAGTGCGGGTAAAGAAGAAGCTTGAGAGTGACCTCAGCGAGCTGGAACTCCAGCTGGATCTGCTGACGAAGAACAACGGGGAGCTGATGAAGTCCATCAAGAAAATGCAGCAGCAAATCAAG GACCTGCAGGCTCAGATGGAGGAGGACTCGCATCAGCAGGAGGAGCTGCGTGAGGAGCACGGCTTGTTGGAGCGCCGCTGCACCCTGCTGGTCAGTGAGAGCGAGGAGACCCGAGCAGGCCTGGAGGCCGCAGAGAGGGCCCGCAAGGCCCTGGAGACCGAGCTGCTGGAGATGACTGAGAAGTACAACGAGATCAACAGCCAG TTCCAGTCAGCTACCAGTGGGAAGAGGAAGCTTGAGTCAGACCTGCAGCAGCTCACGCAAGAGCAGGAGGAGCTACACGGTCAGGTGCGAGCGGCCAACGACAAGGCAAAGAAAGCCACGTTTGAG GCTGCTCGCGTTGCAGAAGAGCTGCGTCATGAGCAGGAACACACGCTGCAGCTAGAGAGGGTGAAGAAAGGGATGGAGGCACAGGTCAAGGACATGACTGTGCGCTTGGATGAAGCAGAGCAGCTCGCCATGAAGGGTGGCAAGAAAATCATTCAGAAACTGGAAGGAAAG GTGAAGGAACTGGAGTTGGATCTGGATACTGAGCAGAAGAGGCATGCGGAAACGGTGAAGACCCTTCGGAAGAACGAGCGGCGTCTGAAGGAGCTCCTCTTCCAGTCAGAGGAGGACCAGAAGAACCACCAGAGGATGCAGGAGCTGGTGGAGAGGCTGCAGAACAAAATGAAGGCCTACAAGAGACAAGTGGAGGAAGCG GAAGAGCAGGCAAACATGAATCTGGCCAAGTACAGGAAGACGGTTCATGAGTTAGATGATGCTGAGGAGCGGGCCGACATTGCAGAGTCAGCGCTCACCAAGATCAGGACCAAGAACCGAGGGAGTTTTGGCAAGGGCTATTCCTCC gGCTACAGCACTCCATTTCCTGGTGTGGTCAGGTCGCCCAGCTCTGTAGGATccgagggcagaggagaaaagATCATCAATGATGATGACTCAGTCAGTTCTCTCATCCCTGCCTATCTCAACTCACTGAAGAAACTCATGATTGATTAA
- the LOC133113031 gene encoding putative uncharacterized protein MYH16 isoform X1: MEKKVCVIQTDFHQYRPTVTIHSKPLAHVNPLPQCVQLGMRGSEELTNAVGHTDRLRSRVHELEEKNAGLCKEKDDFFIRSQEEQESLQDTEQRCAQLTKAKRELESQVLGLNERLEEEEGCAAQLAVQRHRLEAECCGLRRDLEELENTLSAVEKDKQTLDLNARKLSEELSQQAESVQKLQNEKEHLVELSQQAIEDLQSEEEKVNLLTKEKAKLQVQVEDLEYLLDQERKQRSDVEKSRRKLEGDSRMTMENLSEMGKMKSSLEEVIKRKDLEINATSSKLEEEEAQNVSLQRRNKEFQVRIEELEEDLETEKAMRAKVEKQRADLTRELDELTDRLEEAGGATASQMEMNKKREAELQRLRRELEEASLQSESLGSSLRKRHGEALAELGEQCESLQRTRAKLEKEKQNLRLEVEDLAASVDNLQKAKASSDTQLRKLEDLLSEANFRNEDLQKALTEMNVAKNRLTADNNDLNRQLEDTENRASQTGRTKILLASQNDELKKQMEEEIKTKMGLSNSLSTLRQDCELLKEQLEEEQESKLELQRLVSKLNSEVTHWRTRYEADAIQHTDELEEAKKKLTSRLQEAEEAVEATQAKCSNLEKTKQRLQGEVEELCLDLEKANGSAAVLDKKQKVMEKQLSDWRQKCEDLVSEVEGCQKESRQHATELFKLKTAYEEVLEQGEALRRENKAFQEEIADLTDQLADGGKSVHELQKTKKKMEMEKEELQASLEESEAALEAEETKVLRLQLELSQAKGDMERKLQEKEEESEAARKNHQRSMEALQASLDAEVKGRTEGVRVKKKLESDLSELELQLDLLTKNNGELMKSIKKMQQQIKDLQAQMEEDSHQQEELREEHGLLERRCTLLVSESEETRAGLEAAERARKALETELLEMTEKYNEINSQFQSATSGKRKLESDLQQLTQEQEELHGQVRAANDKAKKATFEAARVAEELRHEQEHTLQLERVKKGMEAQVKDMTVRLDEAEQLAMKGGKKIIQKLEGKVKELELDLDTEQKRHAETVKTLRKNERRLKELLFQSEEDQKNHQRMQELVERLQNKMKAYKRQVEEAEEQANMNLAKYRKTVHELDDAEERADIAESALTKIRTKNRGSFGKGYSSGYSTPFPGVVRSPSSVGSEGRGEKIINDDDSVSSLIPAYLNSLKKLMID; this comes from the exons gagcaggagaGCCTGCAGGACACAGAGCAGCGCTGTGCCCAGCTGACCAAGGCCAAGAGGGAGCTGGAGTCCCAGGTGCTGGGTCTGAACGAGcgtctggaggaggaggagggctgtGCGGCCCAGCTGGCAGTGCAGAGACACCGGCTGGAGGCTGAGTGCTGTGGCCTGAGGCGtgacctggaggagctggagaacaCACTCAGCGCTGTGGAGAAAGACAAGCAG ACTTTAGACTTAAACGCCCGGAAGCTGTCAGAGGAGCTTTCACAGCAAGCAGAGAGTGTGCAGAAGCTGCAGAACGAGAAGGAACACCTGGTGGAGCTGAGCCAG CAAGCTATTGAAGACCTGCAGTCTGAGGAGGAGAAAGTAAACCTCTTAACCAAAGAGAAGGCCAAGTTACAGGTGCAGGTGGAAGat CTGGAGTACCTCCTGGACCAGGAGAGAAAACAGAGGAGCGACGTGGAGAAGAGCCGCAGGAAGCTGGAGGGGGACAGCAGGATGACCATGGAGAACCTCAGCGAGATGGGCAAGATGAAGAGCAGTCTGGAGGAGGTCATCAAGAG GAAAGATCTGGAGATAAATGCTACCAGCAGtaagctggaggaggaggaggcccagAACGTCAGTCTTCAGAGGAGGAACAAGGAGTTCCAG GTGCGCATTGAAGAGCTGGAAGAAGACCTGGAGACAGAGAAAGCTATGAGGGCAAAG GTGGAGAAGCAGCGGGCTGATTTGACCCGTGAGCTGGACGAGCTGACTGACAGGCTGGAAGAGGCAGGGGGAGCCACTGCTTCCCAG ATGGAGATGAACAAGAAGCGCGAGGCGGAGCTACAGCGTCTGCGgcgggagctggaggaggcctCCCTGCAGTCCGAGTCCCTGGGCTCCTCCCTGCGGAAGCGCCATGGGGAGGCGCTGGCGGAGCTAGGGGAGCAGTGCGAGAGCCTGCAGAGGACCCGTGCcaagctggagaaggagaagcagAACCTCCGCCTGGAGGTGGAGGACCTGGCTGCCTCTGTGGACAACCTCCAGAAGGCTAAG GCCTCCAGTGACACCCAGCTGAGGAAGCTAGAAGACTTGCTTTCCGAGGCCAACTTCAGGAATGAGGACCTGCAGAAGGCGCTGACTGAGATGAACGTTGCCAAGAACCGGCTGACAG CTGATAACAATGACCTTAACCGTCAACTGGAGGACACAGAAAACCGAGCCAGCCAGACGGGCAGGACCAAAATCCTGCTGGCATCCCAGAATGATGAGCTCAAAAAGCAAATGGAGGAGGAGATAAAG ACGAAGATGGGACTGAGCAACAGTCTGAGCACTCTGAGGCAGGACTGTGAGCTGTTAAAGGAGCAGctggaggaagagcaggagagCAAGTTAGAGCTGCAGCGTTTGGTGTCCAAGCTAAACAGTGAGGTCACACACTGGAGGACTCGCTATGAGGCTGATGCCATCCAGCACACAGACGAGCTCGAGGAAGCCAA GAAGAAGCTCACATCCAGGTTGCAGGAAGCTGAGGAAGCTGTAGAAGCCACACAGGCCAAGTGTTCTAACCTGGAGAAGACCAAGCAGAGGCTGCaaggagaggtggaggagctCTGTCTGGATCTTGAAAAG gcaaATGGCTCAGCAGCAGTGCTAGACAAGAAGCAGAAGGTGATGGAGAAGCAGCTCTCCGACTGGAGGCAGAAGTGTGAGGACCTGGTATCAGAGGTGGAAGGCTGCCAGAAGGAGAGTCGGCAGCACGCCACCGAGCTTTTCAAGCTGAAAACGGCCTATGAGGAAGTTCTGGAGCAGGGAGAGGCCCTACGCAGGGAGAACAAAGCCTTCCAGG AAGAGATAGCTGATCTTACAGACCAGCTTGCTGACGGTGGGAAGAGCGTGCACGAGTTACAGAAGACGAAGAAGAAAatggagatggagaaggaggagcTTCAGGCATCGCTTGAGGAGTCTGAAGCTGCCCTGGAG GCGGAGGAGACCAAGGTCCTGCGTCTGCAGCTGGAGTTGTCTCAAGCCAAGGGGGACATGGAGCGCAAGctgcaggagaaggaggaggagtctGAAGCTGCCAG GAAAAACCACCAAAGAAGCATGGAGGCCCTGCAGGCCAGCCTGGATGCTGAGGTGAAAGGTCGCACAGAGGGAGTGCGGGTAAAGAAGAAGCTTGAGAGTGACCTCAGCGAGCTGGAACTCCAGCTGGATCTGCTGACGAAGAACAACGGGGAGCTGATGAAGTCCATCAAGAAAATGCAGCAGCAAATCAAG GACCTGCAGGCTCAGATGGAGGAGGACTCGCATCAGCAGGAGGAGCTGCGTGAGGAGCACGGCTTGTTGGAGCGCCGCTGCACCCTGCTGGTCAGTGAGAGCGAGGAGACCCGAGCAGGCCTGGAGGCCGCAGAGAGGGCCCGCAAGGCCCTGGAGACCGAGCTGCTGGAGATGACTGAGAAGTACAACGAGATCAACAGCCAG TTCCAGTCAGCTACCAGTGGGAAGAGGAAGCTTGAGTCAGACCTGCAGCAGCTCACGCAAGAGCAGGAGGAGCTACACGGTCAGGTGCGAGCGGCCAACGACAAGGCAAAGAAAGCCACGTTTGAG GCTGCTCGCGTTGCAGAAGAGCTGCGTCATGAGCAGGAACACACGCTGCAGCTAGAGAGGGTGAAGAAAGGGATGGAGGCACAGGTCAAGGACATGACTGTGCGCTTGGATGAAGCAGAGCAGCTCGCCATGAAGGGTGGCAAGAAAATCATTCAGAAACTGGAAGGAAAG GTGAAGGAACTGGAGTTGGATCTGGATACTGAGCAGAAGAGGCATGCGGAAACGGTGAAGACCCTTCGGAAGAACGAGCGGCGTCTGAAGGAGCTCCTCTTCCAGTCAGAGGAGGACCAGAAGAACCACCAGAGGATGCAGGAGCTGGTGGAGAGGCTGCAGAACAAAATGAAGGCCTACAAGAGACAAGTGGAGGAAGCG GAAGAGCAGGCAAACATGAATCTGGCCAAGTACAGGAAGACGGTTCATGAGTTAGATGATGCTGAGGAGCGGGCCGACATTGCAGAGTCAGCGCTCACCAAGATCAGGACCAAGAACCGAGGGAGTTTTGGCAAGGGCTATTCCTCC gGCTACAGCACTCCATTTCCTGGTGTGGTCAGGTCGCCCAGCTCTGTAGGATccgagggcagaggagaaaagATCATCAATGATGATGACTCAGTCAGTTCTCTCATCCCTGCCTATCTCAACTCACTGAAGAAACTCATGATTGATTAA